From the genome of Mycetocola spongiae, one region includes:
- the atpA gene encoding F0F1 ATP synthase subunit alpha — MAELTISPDEIRDALKDFVSAYEPGSAAKTEVGYVVDAADGIAHVEGLPGVMANELIRFADGTLGLAQNLDEDEIGVVVLGEFGGIVEGLEVTRTGEVLSVPVGDAYLGRVVDPMGNPIDGLGEIASEGMRALELQAPGVMQRKSVHEPMMTGIKAIDAMIPVGRGQRQLIIGDRQTGKTAIAIDTIINQKDNWATGDATKQVRCIYVAIGQKGSTIASVRGALEEAGAMEYTTIVASPASDPAGFKYLAPYTGSAIGQHWMYAGKHVLIVFDDLSKQAEAYRAVSLLLRRPPGREAYPGDVFYLHSRLLERCAKLSDELGAGSMTGLPIIETKANDVSAYIPTNVISITDGQIFLQSDLFNANQRPAVDVGISVSRVGGDAQVKSIKKVSGTLKLELAQYRSLEAFAMFASDLDAASRRQLARGARLTELLKQPQYSPMPVENQVASIWAGTNGKFDEVPVVDVLRFEKEMHDYLARNTEVLNTLRATNVLDDDTRDAMAAAIDTFSAEFISSEDAADTTSFDELAADDVNQEKIVKGRR; from the coding sequence ATGGCAGAACTTACGATCAGCCCCGACGAGATCCGTGATGCTCTCAAGGACTTCGTATCGGCATACGAGCCCGGCTCGGCCGCAAAGACCGAGGTTGGCTACGTGGTTGACGCCGCGGACGGCATCGCTCACGTCGAGGGCCTCCCGGGCGTTATGGCCAACGAGCTCATCCGCTTTGCGGATGGCACGCTGGGCCTGGCCCAGAACCTCGATGAGGACGAGATTGGTGTTGTTGTGCTCGGCGAGTTCGGCGGCATCGTTGAGGGCCTCGAGGTAACCCGCACGGGTGAGGTGCTCTCGGTTCCCGTGGGCGACGCCTACCTCGGTCGCGTCGTGGACCCGATGGGTAACCCCATCGACGGCCTCGGCGAGATCGCCTCGGAGGGCATGCGTGCCCTCGAGCTGCAGGCACCCGGTGTCATGCAGCGTAAGAGTGTGCACGAGCCGATGATGACCGGTATCAAGGCAATTGACGCCATGATCCCCGTCGGTCGCGGTCAGCGTCAGCTGATCATTGGTGACCGTCAGACCGGTAAGACCGCAATTGCGATCGACACCATCATCAACCAGAAGGACAACTGGGCCACCGGAGACGCCACCAAGCAGGTTCGGTGCATCTACGTGGCAATCGGCCAGAAGGGCTCCACCATCGCCTCCGTGCGCGGTGCCCTCGAAGAGGCCGGCGCGATGGAGTACACCACCATCGTGGCCTCGCCCGCGTCCGACCCCGCAGGCTTCAAGTACCTGGCTCCCTACACCGGTTCGGCCATCGGCCAGCACTGGATGTACGCCGGCAAGCACGTTCTGATCGTGTTTGATGACCTGTCCAAGCAGGCCGAAGCATACCGTGCGGTATCGCTGCTGCTGCGTCGCCCGCCGGGACGTGAAGCCTACCCCGGTGACGTGTTCTACCTGCACTCCCGCCTGCTCGAGCGTTGCGCCAAGCTCTCGGATGAGCTCGGTGCCGGTTCGATGACCGGTCTTCCGATCATCGAGACCAAGGCAAACGACGTCTCGGCCTATATTCCGACCAACGTGATCTCGATCACCGACGGCCAGATCTTCCTCCAGTCCGACCTCTTCAACGCCAACCAGCGCCCCGCCGTAGACGTGGGTATCTCGGTATCGCGTGTGGGTGGAGACGCCCAGGTGAAGTCGATCAAGAAGGTCTCCGGAACCCTGAAGCTTGAGCTCGCTCAGTACCGCTCGCTCGAAGCCTTCGCGATGTTCGCCTCGGACCTGGACGCCGCCTCGCGTCGTCAGCTGGCCCGTGGTGCACGCCTGACCGAGCTCCTCAAGCAGCCCCAGTACTCGCCGATGCCGGTGGAGAACCAGGTTGCCTCGATCTGGGCCGGTACCAACGGCAAGTTCGATGAGGTGCCCGTGGTAGACGTGCTGCGTTTCGAAAAGGAAATGCACGACTACCTGGCTCGCAATACCGAGGTTCTGAACACGCTCCGTGCGACCAACGTTCTGGACGACGACACCCGCGACGCCATGGCTGCCGCAATTGACACCTTCTCCGCGGAGTTCATCTCCAGCGAAGACGCCGCCGACACCACCTCGTTTGACGAGCTGGCCGCCGATGACGTCAACCAGGAAAAGATCGTCAAGGGACGTCGATAG
- a CDS encoding F0F1 ATP synthase subunit delta, whose protein sequence is MGSATREALAAGTQALDAAGSIDLKTVTDLFAAGRAVGNSAQLRALLSDPSAEAALKAAAVDQVFGKAVGESARALLRQAVSQRWSSPEDLLEGIEDLGLRAAAVSAGAEATITSELFEFGRIVASDAELELALGSKLGKPSEKVAVTAKLLQGKALPETIAIVEQLVAQPRGRRIRELLRTAAATVADQQGFSIATVTSALPLSAAQVERVAAGLTAQYGRSLRVNQIVDPSIIGGLRVQIGDDVFDGSVSTRLSELRLQLAG, encoded by the coding sequence ATGGGTAGCGCAACCAGAGAAGCACTCGCCGCGGGAACGCAGGCGCTTGACGCAGCCGGTTCGATCGACCTGAAAACGGTCACGGACCTGTTTGCCGCCGGACGTGCCGTCGGTAACAGTGCACAGCTGCGCGCGCTGCTTTCGGACCCGTCCGCTGAGGCTGCCTTGAAGGCCGCCGCGGTCGACCAGGTGTTTGGAAAGGCCGTGGGCGAAAGCGCACGTGCCCTCCTGCGCCAGGCGGTGTCCCAGCGCTGGTCTTCCCCGGAAGACCTGCTCGAGGGCATTGAAGACCTCGGGCTTCGGGCCGCTGCCGTTTCCGCCGGTGCCGAGGCAACGATCACGAGCGAGCTCTTTGAGTTCGGTCGCATCGTTGCCTCGGATGCCGAGCTGGAACTGGCGCTCGGCTCCAAGCTCGGTAAGCCGAGCGAAAAGGTCGCCGTGACCGCGAAGCTCCTGCAGGGCAAGGCCCTGCCGGAGACCATCGCGATCGTGGAGCAGCTCGTGGCTCAGCCCCGTGGGCGTCGTATTCGTGAACTGCTGCGTACCGCAGCGGCCACGGTCGCCGACCAGCAGGGCTTTTCCATCGCCACCGTGACCAGCGCCTTGCCGCTGAGCGCGGCACAGGTCGAGCGGGTAGCCGCCGGCCTCACCGCTCAGTACGGTCGCAGCCTTCGGGTGAATCAGATCGTTGACCCCTCCATCATTGGTGGACTGCGGGTACAGATCGGCGACGACGTGTTCGACGGCAGCGTTTCGACGCGGCTTTCCGAACTTCGACTTCAACTTGCTGGCTAG
- a CDS encoding F0F1 ATP synthase subunit B, with amino-acid sequence MLNAVIKASEAAAAPNPMLPATYDIVYSAICFVIILIAFWKVFLPKMQTMLDERGAAIEGNIAKADEAQREAEAALEQYTAQLAEARAEAGVIRESAREDGKKIVAEAKDQATVEAARVTAAAHTQIEAERQSALVSLRSEVGTLALDLAGNVIGETLSDDKKAAGLVDRFLADLDASQASNVGKN; translated from the coding sequence TTGCTTAACGCAGTAATTAAGGCTTCGGAGGCGGCGGCAGCGCCCAACCCGATGCTGCCTGCCACCTACGACATTGTTTATTCCGCAATCTGCTTCGTCATCATCCTGATCGCCTTCTGGAAGGTTTTCCTTCCGAAGATGCAGACCATGCTCGACGAGCGTGGCGCAGCGATCGAGGGAAACATCGCCAAGGCCGATGAGGCTCAGCGCGAGGCGGAGGCTGCTCTTGAGCAGTACACCGCCCAGCTCGCTGAGGCTCGCGCCGAGGCCGGTGTTATCCGCGAGTCCGCTCGTGAAGATGGCAAGAAGATCGTAGCCGAGGCCAAGGACCAGGCCACCGTCGAAGCAGCCCGGGTAACCGCCGCCGCACACACGCAGATTGAAGCCGAGCGCCAGAGCGCCCTCGTCTCGCTGCGCAGTGAGGTTGGAACCCTGGCCCTCGACCTGGCCGGCAACGTGATTGGTGAGACCCTGAGCGACGACAAGAAGGCCGCTGGCCTGGTCGACCGCTTCCTCGCCGACCTCGATGCCTCGCAGGCTTCGAACGTAGGAAAGAACTAA